A window of the Vigna angularis cultivar LongXiaoDou No.4 chromosome 3, ASM1680809v1, whole genome shotgun sequence genome harbors these coding sequences:
- the LOC108325407 gene encoding pectinesterase, which translates to MATKMKTWTTLYTLVFLFILFVSSSHVAFSFSDSKCNTTPYPAFCKTTLPPQYLSTHDQCRFLLHQSLSTTKTLAALLSSYLSNNYAIPSSTLHALQDCFNLSQLNIDFFSNVLQAIHSTVTGYQVYDLHTLLSATLTNQQTCLNGFNEVTPFPVVTNALSSPLSDAIKLYSISLALFTRGWVSDAMEGSATVETITNRKLLQTSVDNVEVRQKVVVNPDGSGDFTTINDAVAAAPENSGTNNGYHVIYVVAGIYNEYVSIPKSKQNLMLVGDGINRTVLTGDRSVVDGWTTFQSATFAVVGKGFVAVNITFRNTAGSSKHQAVAVRNGADMSTFYNCSFEGYQDTLYVHSLRQFYKRCDIYGTVDFIFGNAATVFQDCSMYPRLPMQNQFNAITAQGRTDPNQNTGISIQNCCIIGARELGDATSNYNGIQTYLGRPWKEYSRTVYIKSCMDGLIDPKGWTEWSGDFALSTLYYAEFANWGPGSNTSNRVTWEGYHLIDENDALDFTVQKFIQGDKWLPSTGVPFNAGLQ; encoded by the exons ATGGCAACAAAAATGAAGACCTGGACCACATTGTACACCCTTGTTTTCCTCTTCATTCTCTTCGTTTCTTCCTCTCATGTTGCTTTCTCCTTCTCAGATAGCAAATGCAACACTACTCCCTACCCTGCATTCTGCAAAACCACTCTACCACCTCAATATTTATCCACACATGACCAATGCCGTTTCCTCCTTCACCAATCCTTATCAACAACAAAAACGCTTGCTGCATTGCTCTCTTCTTATCTCTCAAACAACTACGCAATTCCTAGTTCAACATTACACGCCCTTCAAGATTGCTTCAACCTTTCACAACtcaatattgatttcttctccAATGTCCTCCAAGCCATTCATAGCACCGTCACTGGCTATCAAGTCTACGATTTGCATACCTTGCTCAGTGCCACTTTAACCAATCAACAAACGTGCTTGAATGGTTTTAACGAGGTGACTCCCTTTCCTGTAGTTACTAATGCCTTGTCAAGTCCACTTTCCGATGCGATCAAACTATATAGCATATCTCTGGCCCTTTTCACCCGTGGTTGGGTTAGCGATGCCATGGAAGGATCAGCCACAGTTGAGACGATTACTAATAGAAAGTTACTCCAAACAAGCGTTGACAATGTGGAGGTGAGGCAAAAGGTGGTGGTGAACCCTGATGGGTCTGGTGATTTCACCACCATAAATGATGCTGTGGCTGCTGCACCTGAAAACAGCGGCACCAACAACGGGTACCATGTAATCTATGTTGTCGCGGGGATTTACAATGAGTACGTGTCTATTCCTAAGAGCAAGCAGAACCTGATGTTGGTTGGAGATGGTATCAACCGCACCGTACTCACTGGCGATCGAAGCGTTGTCGATGGCTGGACCACTTTCCAATCTGCAACTTTTG CTGTTGTTGGAAAAGGGTTTGTTGCCGTGAACATAACATTTCGTAACACTGCTGGGTCCAGCAAGCATCAAGCTGTGGCTGTGAGAAACGGGGCAGACATGTCTACGTTCTATAATTGCAGTTTTGAGGGTTACCAAGACACACTGTACGTACACTCCCTAAGGCAATTCTACAAACGCTGTGACATTTATGGCACAGTGGATTTTATATTCGGCAATGCAGCAACAGTATTCCAGGATTGTAGCATGTATCCAAGACTCCCAATGCAAAACCAGTTCAATGCAATCACCGCACAAGGCCGAACAGATCCAAACCAAAACACTGGAATCTCCATACAGAACTGCTGCATAATAGGAGCCAGAGAATTGGGTGATGCTACTAGCAACTATAATGGGATACAGACATATTTGGGTAGGCCTTGGAAGGAGTATTCTAGGACTGTTTACATAAAATCTTGCATGGATGGCCTAATTGATCCGAAGGGGTGGACAGAATGGTCAGGGGATTTTGCTTTGAGCACACTGTATTATGCAGAGTTTGCTAACTGGGGACCTGGTTCAAACACCAGCAATAGGGTCACATGGGAAGGTTACCATCTCATAGATGAAAACGATGCACTTGACTTCACGGTGCAGAAGTTTATTCAAGGTGATAAATGGCTACCCTCCACAGGAGTACCTTTCAACGCTGGGTTACAGTAA